TAAGTAGAATTACTGATAAGATTTGAGTTTTTTGTTCtgatttcctaattgggaaATTACCTTTTTGAGGATAACCTCAAACgtctgaaaaattatgtCTTGAtaatgagaagaatcaTGGAATGGAACAGTTTTTGAGCTTATCATTCAATTTTTCTCTCCGATTAACCGTTATGCAGGGTAAAGTTCTAATTTTggtctttttctttttcttcttatccaGGGAAATGATACTAGACAAAACTGTATCCATACTTAGATTACCCTGTTACAGCACCCTCTATATAAGCTTAGGAAAATCTCTTCCTGGAACTACCTTTTAGTAGCTTTATGAGAACGTTTTTGCTCTCTTCACGTCACGAtggttcaagaaaaagaaaactttACTGAGACAGTAGAAAGTGATGAACAGTTACCAGGAAAGGAGGTAGACCTACAGGCTTACTTCTCGAATGGGGATGTTGCATTGCAGGTCATTGCGGATCAGTCCCATCAAAAACAGTTCTCcaaggaagaggagaatGCGGTGTTGAGAAAGATTGATCTACATTTGATCCCCTTCATGTTTGTTTCCTATTTCCTTCAGTTCTTAGATAAGAATGCTCTTTCAAACTCCTCAGTGTTTGGATTGAGTACCTCGCTCAATTTGGTTGGTGATCAATACAGTTGGGCAGGATCTTTGTTCTATTTTGGATACTTAATTGGACAGCCTGTGGCATCGCGCTCCCTTCAGTACTTCTCTATCGCAAAGTATGTTGGTATCTGCCTAATATTTTGGTCCATTGTTTTGGTTTGCACTTCAGCCACTAGTAATTTCGCTGGTTTGGCCGTAATCAGAGTTTTTCTAGGATTGTTTGAGGCTACCGTGTCACCTGCTTGGCTTTTGCTAACTGGTATGTGGTATAGGTCCAACGAGATGCCTATGAGAAATGCATACTGGTACTGTGCTAATGCCTGTGGTGTCATATTTGGTGGTCTAATTGCTTACGGTTTAGGCCACATTCAATCATCAATTAATTCTTGGAAGTGGTTCTACATAATTTACGGAATAATTACCTTTTACTGGGGATTCGCTGTCTATTTTGCATTACCAGATTCTATTCCAAGCTGTAAGTTCCTAAACTCAAGGGAGAAATACATTGCCGTGGAAAGATTGAGAGCTAATCGTACGGGTGTTAAGAACAAGACATTTAAGAAGGAGCAGGCCGTAGAAGCACTAAAGGATCCCCAGATTTGGATTCTTGCTCTCAATGAGTTTGTTGGATGTCTCCCAGCTGGCGGTATCCAAAACTTTGGTAACTTGATCATAAAATCTTTTGGCTTCAGTTCTTTCCAAACCGTCTTGATGAATATGCCTTCCGGTGTTATTCAAGGTGGAACGTTATTACTCTCGGGACTTATCATCTCCCGTATTCCGGATTCGGCCATTATAGTGCAATCTTTGTGCAATATTCCATGTCTTATTGGTACCTGTATTGTGAAgtatcttccaaatcatccaaattcaaagagaaaCGGTAAATTAGTGGCCTTTTGGATTCAGTACGCGAACACTATGTCTGACATATCACTCTTTGTCTTGATGCAGAGAAATATTTCTGGATTTACCAAGAAGATCGTTGCCAATAGTATCTTTTTTATTGCCTACTGCGTAGGCATGATTGCTGCTCCccagttcttcaagagtACACAAGCTCCAGGTTACGATGAAGGCTTCAGGATGATGATTATTTGCTGGGTCATCTTGATTGTGATTCCATGGTTCCTATACTTTTATTACAAGAGAGAAAACAGCGCCAGAAATAAGAGAGACGAATTAGACGCTAGAGAAGGCAGAATTGATCAGATTGAGAACGAGGAGTTCCTTGACCTTACTGATCAGAAACAGAGAGGCTTCAGATATACTCTTTAAGGAGTTTTTGTTCTCGGTGTGTACGACAGTCTGGACTTTGTACTTTATTTTATGTTTTCTTTTATCCTTTCTATTCAATTATTCTAGATTAATTACCACCGATAAACTATAAAACAAATACTCCGGTTGTCAGTTCCATTACTTCGCCTATGTCCACTCTGCGTTTTGTCTTGGCTTGTCTATCGATGCATTCGGTGAAAAGCTTCCTCATTTTACCCAAATGAAGTCCCCAACCTTCGCCTTCacaatttttcaactcttccaaaATCCAGTTTTGGTAGATCACATCGGTTGTTTCAACACCAGCAATAAATAGGGGAAACGGCCATTGAGTAGATCCTGGCGTGTCCCTGCAACGAAGATTTTTTAGCTGTACtgaaatcttcaagatctcaGAGGCAGAATCTTGACACTTTTCGTTGCTTCTAATATCAGGATGACAGATACGGTCGAAGTAGATAATAATTGCATGAATCAATGCATTCTCTATGAGCACGTGAAAAGATGACATTCTAGAATGGCCGGACCATTGCAACATCTTATGATTGTCCCAATAAAGTTCCTTTATCTCCTTCTGTAGTGAATTTGAATCAAACTCCGTGGAATTACCACACTGATTTAGCCAGTTTCGTAGCCTTATTAGTCGTCCAAACATCATCATATCACGCATCATCAAAACTAATATTTTTGATTgcaattcatcatctttaaagTATTCAGTAGGGTAGCACGGGCCGTAAGCACCACTGAGGTATCTGGTAGAGCGTGAAAAAATGTTGGAAACCGCTCTTTTCTCGTACACAGTGGAGGTGGAGAGGTACTCTATATTCGGGTTTCTTTTACTCTTAGGAGGGCAGTCCCCATTCAAGATATAGTCCGGAAAGCTAATGTTACCGGAAAACAAAGATGATCTGATATCGATATAGAGAAGCCATACAACAATCTGATAGCCGAATGAGCTCAAAGTTGGACAATGTCCAGGGCGATTGTTGAAAAACCTACCTATCCTTAGAGATGACCACACATGTCGAAGAATTTGGTAGCAGTGCTTCGTTCCTGCCATAATGTCATAATGAACAAGAAAATATGCTGTTATGAGAAGCATTTCTATGGGTACATCACTCTTCACAAAGTCGTGACCCATCACCGCTTGTAAAGAACTGTTGTAATAGTTGTTAGCTAGCTTTTGCGGGGTCGACTCCACTATGGAAAGATGTAATGCGGACCACGCCAGTAAAGAGTATTTTAGAGGCACATAGCAGCAGGCCAGCCTGTCACAAATGTAAGTGTAAAAGTTCCACTCGGGATCCTTAACGCTGTAGAAGTTGCACATGATTCTGCAGTAGTGGTTGATTAGCCTGAATTCgttttgatgatgaggagagCCCAGTGAAGCTATCTGACTATCTGTTAGCGGAGGAACAAATGACTCAGAATCAACATTTCTCGGCCTCTCGGGTTCATTGACCTCCGTATCTGTTACATAAATTTCAGGGTTCATTTTTGTGGGCTCGTCCATTGTCTCATTCAAATCTCGAAATCCATAACTGGCTGCCGGCTGTATCAATTCACTAAGTTCTTTTTCGAAAAGTTGCGAATCCCCTACATTGAAAGGATAGTCCATAAACTGCCGGATGCTTTCGTCAATAGACTCCTCTGTGGTGTCAGTAGCACTCAAAGGAATGTTTGGTTTGTCATCTCCAACAGGCAAACTGGTATTCCGCCCTGAAACTTTGCCGTCGAAGGTGGAAAGAAACATGCCAGAAAGCTTAGTCGCTGCCGATTTTGCTCTTGTTTGTTTCTGTATGGTCCATTTGGTCTGATCAATAAACTTTAGCTGCCGTTTTTTAGGACTCATGGAGTACATAAAAGATAACGAACGTTTTCCGATAAGTAAAGGAAAGGGTCGGGCTTTCTTTTCCGAATGAATCTGGTGAAGAGTTCGAATAATCGGTTTGTCAACCACCGCTATTCGCAAGATTCCAACAGCATGATATATCGCTTAGAAGCAGATTAATATGTCGGTGTAAGGATGCGTTTTTATAAGTGGGAGCCGTCAAGTTATCAAACTAACCGCTATCGATGGACTTTCGTGAAGGGATCGCCCTGGTTCTACAAGAATGAGACCCTACATACTCTTATCTTGTATAGTTTGGCCCAAGGAAATTTTATATCAGTTTTTAGAAATCAAATATAGAAAGTGAAACGTCGCCACAAACTAGTAgatatcttttctatccAGGGCTTTGGGATTGTGCCAAGTAGAGAAGGATAAAGGATAGTGCATACATTCAAGTGCATTAAAAAACGATTATTACATATTCTCAGAAATCTCAAAAGCTGGTTCAAGTTCCGGATAAATATTGGTGAGTATACCAGAATGAACTATTGCAGCGATGTTAGAACCAAATTTCACTGGAGATCCCTCCGTCACAATAAAATCTAGAGTGTTTGAAGTGCTCACGTTGAAAATGTTGTCTATATCTGTGGATATGGCTCTAACAGCTTCTGCATCGCTTATATTTGAGCGGGAAGCTGCCATTCCAGCCTCGTCGAATAAAAACCTCACCAATTTGTCATCATCCACAGCTATTCCAAAGCGTACGCCAGCCCTTTTCAAGACGCCTATGATTGTAGGAGTCTGGTGTAAGCCGGTAAGGCATCTTCTCTCATCCcagaatcttctttggcaTCTCCAGGGTGAAAGAATGATAGGAATATCGCTGGCAGCCAATTTGTCTGCAATCAAATGCGATTCAATACCTCCCACGATAATCATGTAGATGTCTCCCaattgtttcttcatctgaatTAGCTGCAAAATCACATCCTTGTTATTGGCATGAATAGCTAGAGGTAGTTCTCCCCTGAACACCTGTCCAtagatattcttcttttcactgTTATCTAAGAGTAATTTCCTAAGCATCAGGATCTCAGAGGAAACAGTGGGAAGTAATGCCTGCTTGCCCATGTCACCAACTGTGAAGTGTAACGCAACATTCTCCTTAATGATGTCCTCAAGACCGGAAGCAGATGATCTGAAACATGTGCTGACACCAGTAAGGAATTTTTTCCCTTCACTTCTGAATGGTGGAGTAATGATCTTTAGAACTCCAGAATTGTGAGCCCTTTTCAAATGGGCGCTTTCAAATTGGAGCCCGTCGTGAGCAAGCAAAACTCTATCTGGATCACTAAAATCATCAAGCACTCCGTCTTTAATAAAGTCCATGATATCACCATCTCCAGTGGTGGTTTCGGACGGCATTTCCATCAATCCATGTGTGCTTGACAATGCAGTTCCACCAGGAGAAATATAGCCATTCTGTAACTCCAATACTTTATCGCAACTAGAGACTATACGATCATAGAAAGAAGTGCAGTTTTtcttgaagcagatgatTGTGCCATTGTTGACAACTAACTCATATGGCTCGTTATTTTCTTTCGGTTGTTCGGAAACTAGAGATTTGGTAATTCCCCTTACAATAAATGATTCGGAACCTTCTAGGCATTGAAAATCCTTCATTTCAGGGGTTACTTCTTTCATGGAATCGGGTGAatattcaagatctttgttgttcttgattGGAGTATCAAGCACAGGAACCCCGTCGATGAAAACCTTCAAAGGACTTGCACCCATTTGAAGAGGGTGTCTGTCCCAAATCACTACATCTGCATCGTAGCCTTTTCTCAAGTAGCCAATACGATTGTCAAGTCCAAGTAACTTAGCCGAAGTTCCCGTTACCGCAGCAAAAGCTTTCTCCGCTGGCAATCCAAAGTTATGAGCTCTCTGCGCTTGAAGGACCAAATCATGTCCACCTTCTGCGGGATGGTCGGTATGTAAAGCCACAGGAATTTCATTCTCGTTGAGAATCTTAGGACCGAAGACGCTTCCCTGAAAtgcttcctttttgaaacCCCATTCTGAAGCAAAGGTCACCACTGTAATGTTATTAGGCTGCTCCTTAATAATCTTCGGAATTTTGTAAGCATCCAAAGCATGGTGTATTGCCGTTATTTCAAAGCCAAATTCTCTCCCGTGTCTTAGAAGTGTCTCTATGTCAAACGTTTCGTAGCAGTGAGCATTTGTTCTCACCTTGCCTCTAAGTAAGTCGACAAGCAATGACAATTCAACACTCTCTGGGAACTCTAGAGAATTTGGTGGAAGTCCCTGCTCAACAGCATTGCACCAAGAATCCTGAGAGTCTTTCAATTTTTGGGCTCTGGTTAAAGTATCACGAACTAGGAACCCCAAACCCATTCTGGATTTCGGAGCAGAAGCATTTGATACAAACCGCTTTTTGGGATTTTCTCCGCAAGCCAGCTTCATCCAACGTTGGCGATGATTATCAAAGTTGGGGCTGATCTCTTTGGGGTTGTATTCTACTAGCATCTCCTCGGCCGATAAAGATGGTGGAACGAGCATTTTGAAGACAAACCCTTCACCCGATATTACATTTGCACTTGGTAGTACAAGTGAAGATGTAACACCTCCATAACTGATCAATTTTATGGCTGGATCTCCAACGTTAAAAGCGTCAAGAGTTCTGATAAATGGAGTAACGGGAGACATCAATTCAAACATATCATTCACACCATGCAATTCAGGCTGAGTGCAAATTCCAACATGAGAATGAGCCTCCACTAAACCGGGGGTCACGTATCTTCCCTTGGTATCAATAATCTTTCTAGGACTGATCTCCTGGCTAAGTCTCATTGACTCCTTAGAGCCTGACTTAGCTAGTCCATAAATAATACCATCTGCTAGATAGATGTCGATTGGATAACTAGTCGCAAGTCCATCTCTGTCAAGCAAAAAGGCATTCTTAATTGCTGTATTCATATCAGAAGGCTTAGTACTAGAATTAAGGTAGAGATTAATTCTTGGATTCTCTGTCCTATATCGGGCATCTAATATTTGAGGGAAAGTGTACCTATCAGTGcacttcttcaatccaTGTGATAACTGAATACTGAAGTcccttctcttcattacCTGTTCAGAAGAGTATAGGCCATTCTTGTTaaagatcaagaataaGGCATGAGTCAATGAAAGAGCGACAAGGAGAGTTACAAACACCGTTTTTTTGTTCATTGAACTTGTATGGTGATTTGACTTCTCCATCCTACAGATACTCGAAGATAAAATCAAAAGCTTTGGAACTACATAGCGTAAGCTTTTCAGATCTTCTTAATTTTAAGCTCTTTTTTCAAGTGCTACAGGGGCCCAACCTTCTGAATTTGTTTTGGTCTCATGATTCATGTAGCCAAtgcaaagaaaatagatTTCTTATCCATAATTCCATGAGAAAGGGGTTTCCGAAAGACTTCTCGATGCATTATTGCCTAACTCAGTATTTCCTAATTCGGTGTTAGCGTAACTTGATATTTCTCAATGCGATATTTCCCAATTCGGTATTTCCCGATT
The sequence above is a segment of the Brettanomyces nanus chromosome 4, complete sequence genome. Coding sequences within it:
- a CDS encoding uncharacterized protein (EggNog:ENOG41), which produces MNKKTVFVTLLVALSLTHALFLIFNKNGLYSSEQVMKRRDFSIQLSHGLKKCTDRYTFPQILDARYRTENPRINLYLNSSTKPSDMNTAIKNAFLLDRDGLATSYPIDIYLADGIIYGLAKSGSKESMRLSQEISPRKIIDTKGRYVTPGLVEAHSHVGICTQPELHGVNDMFELMSPVTPFIRTLDAFNVGDPAIKLISYGGVTSSLVLPSANVISGEGFVFKMLVPPSLSAEEMLVEYNPKEISPNFDNHRQRWMKLACGENPKKRFVSNASAPKSRMGLGFLVRDTLTRAQKLKDSQDSWCNAVEQGLPPNSLEFPESVELSLLVDLLRGKVRTNAHCYETFDIETLLRHGREFGFEITAIHHALDAYKIPKIIKEQPNNITVVTFASEWGFKKEAFQGSVFGPKILNENEIPVALHTDHPAEGGHDLVLQAQRAHNFGLPAEKAFAAVTGTSAKLLGLDNRIGYLRKGYDADVVIWDRHPLQMGASPLKVFIDGVPVLDTPIKNNKDLEYSPDSMKEVTPEMKDFQCLEGSESFIVRGITKSLVSEQPKENNEPYELVVNNGTIICFKKNCTSFYDRIVSSCDKVLELQNGYISPGGTALSSTHGLMEMPSETTTGDGDIMDFIKDGVLDDFSDPDRVLLAHDGLQFESAHLKRAHNSGVLKIITPPFRSEGKKFLTGVSTCFRSSASGLEDIIKENVALHFTVGDMGKQALLPTVSSEILMLRKLLLDNSEKKNIYGQVFRGELPLAIHANNKDVILQLIQMKKQLGDIYMIIVGGIESHLIADKLAASDIPIILSPWRCQRRFWDERRCLTGLHQTPTIIGVLKRAGVRFGIAVDDDKLVRFLFDEAGMAASRSNISDAEAVRAISTDIDNIFNVSTSNTLDFIVTEGSPVKFGSNIAAIVHSGILTNIYPELEPAFEISENM
- a CDS encoding uncharacterized protein (EggNog:ENOG41), yielding MVQEKENFTETVESDEQLPGKEVDLQAYFSNGDVALQVIADQSHQKQFSKEEENAVLRKIDLHLIPFMFVSYFLQFLDKNALSNSSVFGLSTSLNLVGDQYSWAGSLFYFGYLIGQPVASRSLQYFSIAKYVGICLIFWSIVLVCTSATSNFAGLAVIRVFLGLFEATVSPAWLLLTGMWYRSNEMPMRNAYWYCANACGVIFGGLIAYGLGHIQSSINSWKWFYIIYGIITFYWGFAVYFALPDSIPSCKFLNSREKYIAVERLRANRTGVKNKTFKKEQAVEALKDPQIWILALNEFVGCLPAGGIQNFGNLIIKSFGFSSFQTVLMNMPSGVIQGGTLLLSGLIISRIPDSAIIVQSLCNIPCLIGTCIVKYLPNHPNSKRNGKLVAFWIQYANTMSDISLFVLMQRNISGFTKKIVANSIFFIAYCVGMIAAPQFFKSTQAPGYDEGFRMMIICWVILIVIPWFLYFYYKRENSARNKRDELDAREGRIDQIENEEFLDLTDQKQRGFRYTL
- a CDS encoding uncharacterized protein (EggNog:ENOG41), encoding MSPKKRQLKFIDQTKWTIQKQTRAKSAATKLSGMFLSTFDGKVSGRNTSLPVGDDKPNIPLSATDTTEESIDESIRQFMDYPFNVGDSQLFEKELSELIQPAASYGFRDLNETMDEPTKMNPEIYVTDTEVNEPERPRNVDSESFVPPLTDSQIASLGSPHHQNEFRLINHYCRIMCNFYSVKDPEWNFYTYICDRLACCYVPLKYSLLAWSALHLSIVESTPQKLANNYYNSSLQAVMGHDFVKSDVPIEMLLITAYFLVHYDIMAGTKHCYQILRHVWSSLRIGRFFNNRPGHCPTLSSFGYQIVVWLLYIDIRSSLFSGNISFPDYILNGDCPPKSKRNPNIEYLSTSTVYEKRAVSNIFSRSTRYLSGAYGPCYPTEYFKDDELQSKILVLMMRDMMMFGRLIRLRNWLNQCGNSTEFDSNSLQKEIKELYWDNHKMLQWSGHSRMSSFHVLIENALIHAIIIYFDRICHPDIRSNEKCQDSASEILKISVQLKNLRCRDTPGSTQWPFPLFIAGVETTDVIYQNWILEELKNCEGEGWGLHLGKMRKLFTECIDRQAKTKRRVDIGEVMELTTGVFVL